One window from the genome of Streptomyces sp. NBC_00708 encodes:
- a CDS encoding MBL fold metallo-hydrolase codes for MTYSGAVRVGGPADVHELTDLMISKAAVGPMDNNAYLLRCRATGEQLLIDAAADAGTLLRLIGDDSIVSVVTTHRHRDHWTALAEVVAATGARTYAGRYDAEGIEVPTEVLVEDGDTIRVGEVALTARHLTGHTPGSITLLYDDPHGAPHLFTGDCLFPGGVGNTHKDPEAFASLLHDVETKLFAPLPDETWVYPGHGRDTTLGDERPHLSEWRARGW; via the coding sequence ATGACGTACAGCGGAGCGGTGAGGGTCGGCGGGCCCGCCGACGTGCACGAACTGACGGATCTGATGATCTCGAAGGCCGCCGTCGGCCCGATGGACAACAACGCCTATCTGCTGCGCTGCCGGGCCACCGGCGAGCAGCTGCTGATCGACGCGGCCGCCGACGCCGGGACGCTGCTGCGCCTGATCGGTGACGACTCGATCGTCTCGGTCGTCACCACCCACCGGCACCGCGACCACTGGACGGCACTGGCCGAGGTGGTCGCGGCCACCGGGGCCCGCACCTACGCCGGGCGGTACGACGCCGAGGGCATCGAGGTACCGACGGAGGTGCTCGTCGAGGACGGCGACACCATCCGGGTGGGTGAGGTGGCGCTCACCGCCCGCCACCTCACCGGGCACACCCCGGGCTCGATCACGCTCCTGTACGACGACCCGCACGGGGCGCCGCACCTGTTCACCGGGGACTGCCTCTTCCCCGGCGGGGTCGGCAACACCCACAAGGACCCCGAGGCGTTCGCGAGCCTGCTGCACGACGTGGAGACCAAGCTCTTCGCCCCGCTGCCCGACGAGACCTGGGTCTACCCGGGCCACGGGCGCGACACCACGCTGGGGGACGAACGTCCCCACCTGTCCGAGTGGCGCGCCCGGGGCTGGTGA
- a CDS encoding TerD family protein yields MTAELVRGQNHTLPQTRLEIRISAGAPVVAGATLGDEHGRVSGTEWVAHPGSPQLHGLEVSRQAAADHRLAVDLDALPDGVHRVTVLLALPQGAGGPTRFGAVASPFVAVTGLDGDEIATFTLTGLDSESAVAALELYRRQGAWKVRAVGQGYAGGLAAMLADQGVDRAAELAGTIQEAVARGLARSVAPPPPRTPEADRVRHTPAPAPAPTHGQPPVPPPVPPAAPPQPEPLAEPAAPGGPVNYAHPRRQPTAPPPPPPTAPPAQPGRPAQPVAGDATGWSMDERLYNQVWGMFEDLARAAAAYRSAVDFAESRMDQELERTLSDPRSRIGGAGDRAREEARAKRDELTARARESLDRDLAQLAAESAVVEPALPASYAGWDNPVWHGYRVPMEIPMALRIGDLHLPESTDLRIPLLVRLPLERGMWIDSGRTASEAAALAGTDELRRLAMETAVLHAARLLAVYPPNEFTVHVIDPAGSAAGALAPLVRSGVLPSPPATGAQGVSTVLAHLTRRVDLVQMAIRAGAADSLPPDLDPAEQLLIVNDFPHGFDDRAVTQLRYLADEGPSVGVHLMMVADREEASEYGPILDPLWRSLLRVTPVADDHLADPWVGHAWTYEPPRTPPGSAVLDEVLARVAHARRTGGR; encoded by the coding sequence ATGACGGCCGAGCTGGTCCGGGGGCAGAACCACACCTTGCCCCAGACCCGTCTGGAGATCCGGATATCGGCCGGGGCGCCCGTCGTGGCCGGTGCCACGCTCGGCGACGAGCACGGCAGGGTCTCCGGCACCGAGTGGGTCGCCCACCCGGGCTCCCCGCAGCTGCACGGCCTCGAAGTGTCCCGGCAGGCCGCCGCCGACCACCGGCTCGCCGTCGACCTCGACGCCCTGCCCGACGGCGTGCACCGGGTGACGGTGCTGCTGGCCCTTCCGCAGGGGGCCGGCGGCCCGACCCGGTTCGGGGCCGTCGCCTCGCCCTTCGTCGCGGTCACCGGCCTCGACGGCGACGAGATCGCCACGTTCACGCTGACCGGGCTCGACAGCGAGTCCGCGGTCGCCGCCCTGGAGCTGTACCGCCGTCAGGGCGCCTGGAAGGTCCGGGCGGTCGGCCAGGGCTACGCCGGCGGCCTCGCCGCCATGCTCGCCGACCAGGGCGTGGACCGGGCCGCCGAACTGGCCGGGACGATCCAGGAGGCGGTCGCCCGCGGCCTGGCCCGCTCGGTGGCGCCGCCACCGCCCCGCACCCCGGAGGCCGACCGGGTCAGGCACACCCCCGCCCCGGCCCCCGCACCGACCCATGGGCAGCCCCCCGTGCCGCCGCCGGTTCCCCCGGCCGCGCCCCCGCAGCCCGAGCCGCTCGCCGAGCCGGCCGCGCCGGGCGGCCCGGTCAACTACGCGCACCCGCGCCGCCAGCCCACCGCGCCCCCGCCGCCGCCTCCCACCGCGCCGCCGGCCCAGCCCGGCCGGCCGGCCCAGCCCGTGGCCGGTGACGCGACCGGCTGGTCCATGGACGAGCGCCTGTACAACCAGGTGTGGGGCATGTTCGAGGACCTGGCCCGCGCCGCCGCCGCGTACCGCAGCGCCGTCGACTTCGCCGAGTCCCGGATGGACCAGGAGCTGGAGCGGACCCTGTCCGACCCGCGCAGCCGCATCGGGGGCGCGGGCGACCGGGCCCGCGAGGAGGCCCGCGCCAAGCGCGACGAGCTGACCGCCCGCGCCCGCGAGTCGCTGGACCGCGACCTCGCCCAGCTGGCCGCCGAGTCCGCCGTCGTGGAGCCCGCGCTCCCGGCCTCCTACGCGGGCTGGGACAACCCCGTCTGGCACGGTTACCGGGTGCCGATGGAGATCCCCATGGCGCTGCGGATCGGCGACCTCCACCTGCCCGAGAGCACCGACCTGCGCATCCCGCTGCTCGTCCGGCTGCCGCTGGAACGGGGCATGTGGATCGACAGCGGGCGCACCGCCTCCGAGGCCGCCGCACTGGCCGGTACGGACGAGCTGCGCCGGCTCGCGATGGAGACCGCCGTGCTGCACGCGGCGCGGCTGCTGGCCGTCTACCCGCCGAACGAGTTCACGGTCCACGTCATCGACCCGGCCGGCTCGGCCGCCGGGGCGCTCGCGCCGCTGGTCCGGTCCGGCGTCCTGCCGTCGCCGCCCGCGACCGGGGCACAGGGCGTCTCCACGGTCCTCGCCCACCTCACCCGGCGGGTGGACCTGGTGCAGATGGCGATCCGGGCCGGGGCCGCCGACTCGCTGCCGCCGGACCTGGACCCGGCCGAGCAGCTGCTGATCGTCAACGACTTCCCGCACGGCTTCGACGACCGCGCGGTCACCCAGCTGCGCTACCTCGCCGACGAGGGCCCCTCCGTGGGCGTCCATCTGATGATGGTCGCGGACCGGGAGGAGGCCTCCGAGTACGGTCCGATCCTCGACCCGCTGTGGCGTTCGCTGCTGCGGGTCACCCCGGTCGCCGACGACCATCTGGCCGACCCCTGGGTCGGTCACGCGTGGACGTACGAACCGCCGCGGACGCCGCCGGGCAGCGCGGTGCTCGACGAGGTGCTGGCCCGGGTGGCCCATGCCCGTCGCACCGGGGGCCGCTGA
- a CDS encoding Rieske (2Fe-2S) protein has product MSGQPAARRTVLKGAALAGVAGLGAAACSTDSKLGHAQTPTPTAPVELGTPDEIPVGESKLYREQRVVVACPAKGEFKAFSAQCTHAGCLLDRVEKNEGHCPCHGSRFDTTTGKAVHGPATVPLPSVPVRVEGGRLIAGPEA; this is encoded by the coding sequence ATGTCCGGCCAGCCCGCCGCCCGCCGCACCGTGCTGAAGGGCGCCGCCCTCGCGGGCGTCGCCGGGCTGGGGGCGGCCGCCTGCTCGACCGACTCGAAGCTCGGCCACGCCCAGACGCCGACCCCCACCGCCCCCGTCGAGCTCGGCACCCCGGACGAGATTCCCGTCGGCGAGTCCAAGCTCTACCGCGAGCAGCGCGTCGTCGTCGCCTGCCCGGCCAAGGGCGAGTTCAAGGCGTTCAGCGCCCAGTGCACCCACGCCGGCTGCCTGCTGGACCGGGTCGAGAAGAACGAGGGCCACTGCCCCTGCCACGGCAGCCGCTTCGACACGACGACCGGCAAGGCCGTGCACGGCCCCGCGACCGTGCCGCTGCCCTCCGTCCCGGTCCGCGTCGAGGGCGGAAGGCTGATCGCCGGCCCGGAGGCCTGA
- a CDS encoding TerC family protein: MDVSWTLWALTILGLCALIAVDFFIGRKPHDVSTKEAGIWTIVWIVLAALFGLALLVAGESQASGEFFAGYITEKSLSVDNLFVFVLIMAKFSVPSHLQQRVLLIGVLIALVLRAVFIAAGAAVIANFSWVFYIFGAFLIYTAWKLIQEARADEEDEEFEENRLLKNIERRFGVADRYHGTKLFIRNNGKRVMTPLMVVMLAIGTTDVLFALDSIPAIFGLTQDPYIVFTANAFALMGLRQLYFLIGGLLKKLVHLSYGLSVILGFIGVKLVLHALHESGVHVPEISIPVSLGVICGVLVITTITSLMANRKQAEAREKAEDRV, encoded by the coding sequence GTGGACGTTTCATGGACCCTCTGGGCGCTGACCATCCTTGGTCTGTGCGCCCTCATCGCCGTCGACTTCTTCATCGGGCGCAAGCCCCATGACGTGTCGACCAAGGAAGCCGGGATCTGGACGATCGTCTGGATCGTGCTGGCAGCCCTCTTCGGGCTCGCACTGCTCGTGGCCGGTGAGAGCCAGGCATCGGGCGAGTTCTTCGCGGGCTACATCACCGAGAAGTCGCTCAGCGTCGACAACCTCTTCGTCTTCGTGCTGATCATGGCGAAGTTCTCGGTGCCCTCCCACCTCCAGCAGCGGGTGCTGCTGATCGGCGTGCTGATCGCGCTGGTGCTGCGGGCGGTCTTCATCGCCGCCGGCGCCGCGGTCATCGCCAACTTCTCGTGGGTCTTCTACATCTTCGGCGCGTTCCTGATCTACACCGCCTGGAAGCTCATCCAGGAGGCGCGGGCCGACGAGGAGGACGAGGAGTTCGAGGAGAACCGCCTCCTGAAGAACATCGAGCGCCGCTTCGGCGTCGCCGACCGGTACCACGGCACGAAGCTCTTCATCCGCAACAACGGCAAGCGCGTCATGACCCCCCTGATGGTCGTCATGCTCGCCATCGGCACCACCGATGTGCTGTTCGCGCTGGACTCCATCCCGGCGATCTTCGGCCTCACCCAGGACCCGTACATCGTCTTCACCGCCAACGCCTTCGCCCTGATGGGTCTGCGGCAGCTGTACTTCCTGATCGGCGGTCTGCTGAAGAAGCTGGTCCACCTCAGCTACGGGCTGTCGGTGATCCTCGGCTTCATCGGCGTCAAGCTGGTGCTGCACGCCCTGCACGAGTCCGGGGTGCACGTCCCCGAGATCTCCATCCCGGTCTCGCTCGGCGTCATCTGCGGGGTGCTGGTGATCACCACGATCACCAGCCTGATGGCCAACAGGAAGCAGGCCGAGGCCCGCGAGAAGGCCGAGGACCGCGTCTAG
- a CDS encoding maleylpyruvate isomerase family mycothiol-dependent enzyme — MTDHAHDLAALREATDRLLTATAKIDDAALTEPSRLPGWSRGHVVAHLSRNADALVNVLRGLPMYADSETRDRDIERDASRSRAEQLADLTATAARFAEAAADPADWSRTVTLRNGVTDSASRVPFRRRVEVELHHVDLDVGYELEDLPDEFVAREIDFLAERFGRHPEVVPTGLADGTGRYWTTGGGAEGGPVAVRGAAVELMGWLSGRRDGSALTVEGGTLPALPPL, encoded by the coding sequence ATGACTGATCATGCGCACGACCTGGCAGCACTGCGTGAAGCGACCGATCGGCTGCTCACCGCCACGGCGAAAATCGACGACGCGGCCCTGACCGAGCCGTCACGCCTGCCGGGCTGGAGTCGCGGTCATGTCGTCGCGCACCTCTCTCGTAACGCCGACGCCCTCGTAAATGTTCTCCGGGGCCTGCCGATGTACGCAGACAGCGAAACCCGCGACCGTGACATCGAGCGGGACGCCTCCCGGTCGCGGGCGGAGCAGCTGGCCGACCTGACGGCGACCGCGGCCCGCTTCGCCGAGGCGGCCGCGGATCCCGCGGACTGGTCGCGCACGGTGACCCTGCGCAACGGCGTGACGGACTCGGCCTCCCGGGTGCCCTTCCGGCGCCGCGTCGAGGTGGAGCTGCACCACGTCGACCTGGACGTGGGCTACGAGCTGGAGGATCTGCCGGACGAGTTCGTCGCACGGGAGATCGACTTCCTGGCCGAGCGGTTCGGCAGGCACCCCGAGGTCGTGCCGACGGGGCTGGCCGACGGCACCGGGCGCTACTGGACGACCGGCGGCGGCGCGGAGGGCGGGCCCGTCGCGGTCCGGGGCGCGGCCGTCGAACTGATGGGGTGGCTCAGCGGGCGGCGCGACGGCTCGGCGCTGACGGTCGAGGGCGGAACGCTTCCGGCGCTGCCCCCGCTATAG
- the uvrA gene encoding excinuclease ABC subunit UvrA, which produces MADRLIVRGAREHNLKNVSLDLPRDSLIVFTGLSGSGKSSLAFDTIFAEGQRRYVESLSSYARQFLGQMDKPDVDFIEGLSPAVSIDQKSTSRNPRSTVGTITEVYDYLRLLFARIGKPHCPECHRPISRQSPQAIVDKVLGLPEGSRFQVLSPLVRERKGEFVDLFSDLQTKGYSRARVDGATIQLSEPPALKKQEKHTIEVVIDRLTVKDSAKRRLTDSVETALGLSGGMVVLDFVDLPEDDPERERMYSEHLYCPYDDLSFEELEPRSFSFNSPFGACPDCTGIGTRMEVDPELIVPDEEKSLDEGAIHPWSHGHTKEYFGRQINALAEALGFRTDIPWAGLPQRARKALLHGHKIQTEVRYRNRYGRERAYTTPSFEGAVQFVKRRHSEAESDSSRERFEGYMREVPCPTCEGTRLKPIVLAVTVMEKSIAEVSAMSISECAEFLGRLKLNARDKKIAERVLKEVNERLKFLVDVGLDYLSLNRAAGTLSGGEAQRIRLATQIGSGLVGVLYVLDEPSIGLHQRDNHRLIETLVRLRDMGNTLIVVEHDEDTIKVADWVVDIGPGAGEHGGKVVHSGSLKELLANDKSVTGQYLTGKRSIPVPDVRRPVDPSRLLTVHGARENNLRDIDVSFPLGVLTAVTGVSGSGKSTLVNDILYTHLARELNGAKSVPGRHTRVDGDDLVDKVVHVDQSPIGRTPRSNPATYTGVFDHVRKLFAETMEAKVRGYLPGRFSFNVKGGRCENCSGDGTIKIEMNFLPDVYVPCEVCHGARYNRETLEVHYKGKSIAEVLDMPIEEGLEFFEAVPTIARHLRTLNEVGLGYVRLGQSAPTLSGGEAQRVKLASELQKRSTGRTVYVLDEPTTGLHFEDISKLIKVLSGLVDKGNSVIVIEHNLDVIKTADWVVDMGPEGGSGGGLVIAEGTPEYVAGVPASHTGKFLQDILDADRVSEAAVPGARKPAGKKAAKKTAAAKSASATRTATAKASAVKKTAAKKPAAKKTARARKA; this is translated from the coding sequence GTGGCCGACCGTCTCATCGTCCGTGGTGCTCGCGAGCACAACCTCAAGAACGTCTCGCTCGACCTCCCCCGCGACTCCCTCATCGTCTTCACCGGGCTCTCCGGGTCGGGCAAGTCGTCGCTCGCGTTCGACACGATCTTCGCCGAGGGCCAGCGCCGCTACGTGGAGTCGCTCTCCTCGTACGCCCGGCAGTTCCTCGGCCAGATGGACAAGCCGGACGTCGACTTCATCGAGGGTCTGTCGCCCGCCGTCTCCATCGACCAGAAGTCGACCTCGCGCAACCCGCGCTCGACGGTCGGCACCATCACGGAGGTCTACGACTACCTCCGGCTGCTCTTCGCCAGGATCGGCAAGCCGCACTGCCCCGAGTGCCACCGCCCGATCTCGCGCCAGTCGCCGCAGGCCATCGTGGACAAGGTCCTGGGCCTGCCCGAGGGCAGCCGCTTCCAGGTGCTCTCGCCGCTGGTGCGCGAGCGCAAGGGCGAGTTCGTCGACCTGTTCTCCGATCTCCAGACCAAGGGCTACAGCCGCGCCCGGGTGGACGGCGCGACCATCCAGCTCTCCGAGCCGCCCGCGCTCAAGAAGCAGGAGAAGCACACCATCGAGGTGGTCATCGACCGTCTCACCGTGAAGGACAGTGCCAAGCGCCGGCTGACGGACTCCGTCGAGACCGCGCTCGGCCTCTCCGGCGGCATGGTCGTGCTCGACTTCGTCGACCTCCCCGAGGACGACCCCGAGCGCGAGCGGATGTACTCGGAGCACCTCTACTGCCCGTACGACGACCTCTCCTTCGAGGAGCTGGAGCCGCGCTCCTTCTCCTTCAACTCCCCGTTCGGCGCCTGCCCCGACTGCACGGGCATCGGTACGCGCATGGAGGTCGACCCGGAGCTGATCGTCCCGGACGAGGAGAAGTCCCTCGACGAGGGCGCGATCCACCCCTGGTCGCACGGCCACACGAAGGAGTACTTCGGCCGCCAGATCAATGCCCTGGCCGAAGCCCTCGGCTTCCGTACGGACATCCCGTGGGCGGGGCTGCCGCAGCGCGCCAGGAAGGCCCTGCTGCACGGCCACAAGATCCAGACCGAGGTCCGCTACCGCAACCGGTACGGGCGGGAGCGCGCCTACACCACCCCGTCCTTCGAGGGCGCCGTCCAGTTCGTCAAGCGGCGGCACTCCGAGGCCGAGAGCGACTCCAGCCGGGAGCGCTTCGAGGGCTACATGCGCGAGGTCCCGTGCCCGACCTGTGAGGGCACCCGGCTCAAGCCGATCGTCCTCGCGGTCACGGTGATGGAGAAGTCCATCGCCGAGGTCTCCGCGATGTCGATCAGCGAGTGCGCCGAGTTCCTCGGCCGCCTCAAGCTGAACGCCCGCGACAAGAAGATCGCCGAGCGGGTCCTCAAGGAGGTCAACGAGCGGCTGAAGTTCCTGGTCGACGTCGGCCTGGACTACCTCTCGCTGAACCGCGCGGCGGGCACCCTGTCCGGCGGCGAGGCCCAGCGCATCAGGCTCGCCACGCAGATCGGCTCCGGTCTCGTCGGCGTGCTCTACGTGCTCGACGAGCCCTCCATCGGGCTGCACCAGCGCGACAACCACCGGCTGATCGAGACCCTGGTCCGCCTCCGCGACATGGGCAACACGCTCATCGTCGTGGAGCACGACGAGGACACCATCAAGGTCGCCGACTGGGTCGTCGACATCGGCCCCGGCGCCGGTGAGCACGGCGGCAAGGTGGTCCACTCCGGCTCGCTCAAGGAGCTGCTGGCCAACGACAAGTCGGTCACCGGGCAGTACCTCACGGGCAAGCGGTCGATCCCCGTGCCCGACGTGCGGCGTCCCGTGGACCCCTCGCGGCTGCTCACGGTGCACGGCGCCCGGGAGAACAACCTCCGGGACATCGACGTCTCCTTCCCGCTCGGCGTGCTGACCGCCGTCACCGGCGTCTCCGGCTCCGGAAAGTCGACGCTGGTCAACGACATCCTCTACACCCACCTGGCCCGCGAGCTGAACGGCGCCAAGTCGGTGCCCGGCCGGCACACCCGGGTCGACGGCGACGACCTCGTCGACAAGGTGGTGCACGTCGACCAGTCGCCCATCGGCCGTACGCCCCGGTCCAACCCGGCCACGTACACCGGTGTCTTCGACCACGTCCGCAAGCTGTTCGCCGAGACGATGGAGGCCAAGGTCCGCGGCTATCTGCCGGGCCGGTTCTCCTTCAACGTCAAGGGCGGCCGCTGCGAGAACTGCTCCGGCGACGGCACGATCAAGATCGAGATGAACTTCCTGCCCGACGTGTACGTCCCGTGCGAGGTCTGCCACGGTGCGCGCTACAACCGGGAGACCCTGGAGGTCCACTACAAGGGCAAGTCCATCGCCGAGGTGCTGGACATGCCGATCGAGGAGGGCCTGGAGTTCTTCGAGGCCGTTCCCACCATCGCGCGCCACCTGCGCACGCTCAACGAGGTCGGCCTCGGATACGTGCGGCTCGGCCAGTCCGCGCCCACGCTCTCCGGCGGCGAGGCCCAGCGGGTCAAGCTCGCCAGCGAGCTCCAGAAGCGCTCCACCGGCCGCACGGTCTACGTCCTGGACGAGCCGACCACCGGTCTGCACTTCGAGGACATCTCCAAGCTGATCAAGGTGCTGTCCGGTCTGGTCGACAAGGGGAACTCGGTGATCGTCATCGAGCACAACCTCGACGTCATCAAGACCGCCGACTGGGTCGTGGACATGGGCCCCGAGGGCGGCAGCGGCGGCGGCCTGGTCATCGCCGAGGGCACCCCGGAGTACGTGGCAGGCGTCCCCGCCAGCCACACCGGCAAGTTCCTCCAGGACATCCTGGACGCCGACCGGGTGAGCGAGGCCGCTGTGCCGGGCGCCCGCAAGCCCGCCGGGAAGAAGGCCGCGAAGAAGACGGCCGCCGCCAAGTCCGCCTCGGCGACGAGGACGGCGACGGCCAAGGCCTCCGCGGTGAAGAAGACGGCCGCCAAGAAGCCCGCGGCCAAGAAGACGGCCCGCGCCCGCAAGGCCTGA
- a CDS encoding TerD family protein: MTVNMTKGQAISLQKSDGGTLTAVRMGLGWQAAPRRGLFGSRTREIDLDASAVLFADKQPVDVVFFRHLTSDDGSVRHTGDNLVGGAGSGGDDEAILVDLQRVPVHIDQIVFTVNSFTGQTFQEVQNAFCRIVDETNGQELARYTLDGGGQYTAQIMAKVHRAGNAWKMTAIGTPANGRTFQDLMPAILPHL; the protein is encoded by the coding sequence GTGACGGTCAATATGACCAAGGGCCAGGCCATCAGCCTGCAGAAGAGCGACGGGGGGACCCTGACCGCGGTACGGATGGGGCTCGGCTGGCAGGCGGCACCGCGCCGCGGTCTGTTCGGCTCGCGCACCCGGGAGATCGACCTGGACGCCTCGGCGGTCCTGTTCGCCGACAAGCAGCCGGTGGACGTCGTGTTCTTCCGGCACCTCACCAGCGACGACGGCTCGGTGCGGCACACGGGGGACAACCTGGTGGGCGGCGCCGGCTCCGGCGGCGACGACGAGGCGATCCTCGTGGACCTCCAGCGGGTGCCGGTCCACATCGACCAGATCGTCTTCACGGTGAACTCCTTCACCGGTCAGACGTTCCAGGAGGTGCAGAACGCCTTCTGCCGCATCGTGGACGAGACCAACGGCCAGGAGCTCGCCCGCTACACGCTGGACGGCGGCGGGCAGTACACCGCGCAGATCATGGCGAAGGTGCACCGCGCGGGCAACGCCTGGAAGATGACCGCCATCGGCACCCCGGCCAACGGCCGCACCTTCCAGGACCTCATGCCGGCGATCCTGCCGCACCTGTAG
- a CDS encoding C39 family peptidase, producing MRNRRIRSARISVTAVLAAVLLAAPTATATADQSRTTTAAFQGRTVTAAAVPDRTATAPTAALAATKRLNITMQAQQKTNWCWAASGNTIATWYGRNYSQNQFCNAAFNRAQGYECPNSQAALDNVQNALYWAGISPGSYVNGWLRYPTVQAEIAAGRPVETRIQWSSGGGHMHVLYGYDDANSLVYWGDPWPSSNRYNWASHSWYVNNSEFSWTHSLYRIGA from the coding sequence ATGCGCAACCGAAGAATCCGGTCCGCCCGGATTTCGGTGACAGCCGTACTCGCCGCCGTGCTGCTCGCCGCACCCACGGCGACCGCCACCGCCGACCAGTCCCGTACCACCACCGCCGCGTTCCAGGGCCGTACCGTCACCGCCGCGGCGGTCCCCGACCGGACGGCGACCGCGCCGACGGCCGCCCTCGCCGCCACCAAGCGGCTGAACATCACGATGCAGGCGCAGCAGAAGACCAACTGGTGCTGGGCCGCGTCCGGCAACACCATCGCCACCTGGTACGGCCGCAACTACAGCCAGAACCAGTTCTGCAACGCCGCTTTCAACCGCGCCCAGGGCTACGAGTGCCCCAACTCGCAGGCCGCGCTCGACAACGTCCAGAACGCGCTGTACTGGGCCGGCATCAGCCCCGGCTCGTACGTCAACGGCTGGCTGCGCTACCCCACCGTGCAGGCCGAGATAGCCGCCGGACGCCCGGTCGAGACCCGCATCCAGTGGTCCTCGGGCGGCGGCCACATGCATGTCCTGTACGGCTACGACGACGCCAACAGCCTCGTCTACTGGGGCGACCCCTGGCCCTCCAGCAACCGCTACAACTGGGCCTCCCACTCCTGGTACGTCAACAACAGCGAGTTCTCCTGGACCCACTCGCTCTACCGGATCGGGGCGTGA